The DNA segment CGAGATCGCCGGTCCGGGCCAGCAATTACGCACCAGAAACCTCCAGTACACCACCGGCTTTGTGCTTTCGCCCGGGCAAAAATATCAAATCCGCTTCGCCGTCCGTGAAAATCAAACCGGCCAGATGGGCGCCTTCGAGACCGTGCTCACCATCCCCAACGTCGGTGCCGACGAAACCCAGCAGCCGCACGTGCTCGCCATGAGTCCGGTGCTGGTCGGCTCGCAATTCCGTGCGGTCCGCCCCGACGCCGAAGACCCGCTCACGGCCTCCGGCCGCGCCCTGGTGATGAGCGTCAGCCACGTCTTCTCTTCCAGCCAGCACCTCTACCTGTACTTTGAGGTCTACGATCCCAAGCTCCTCAAGCGCGACCGCGCGCCAGGCAAGGCCCACTCCGAGGACGCCATCAAGCTGCTGACCAACGTCGCCTTCTACCACGGCCGCGTCAAGGCCTTCACCAGCCAGGCCACCACCACCGAGCGCCTCACCGACCCGCGCCGCGGCGCCGCGGTCATCGAGCTCGACGTCCCCCTGTCGGAGCTCAAGCCCGGCTACTACCTCTGCCAGGTCAATGCCGTCGACCCCTCCGCCACCCGCTTCGCCTTCCCCCGCGTCCCCGTGCTCGTCCGCCCCACCAGCGACGGGAAGTAGCCGTACCGGAATAGCGGCGCCGCCCAGGCAACTCCGTGAGTTATAAGGTCATCTAACATATATGAATTTTATGATACATATACTCCGCGACGCGGGTTGGGTTCTGGGCTGGATCGTGGTGGCGATCGCATCGAGCTGGGTTCAGGACCAGGTCCGCACCACTGTCTACCCCGTATTTGGCTCCCCCTGCCGCCACGTGCGCCGCTCCGGCCACCCTGCCGACCGCGACCACCGCCGTCGCCTTCGCCAAGCGAGCGGGAGTTTCAGCTCCGCCCAGTGCCACAGACCCAGAATTGACGACCGTCGGTGGCACGGCCGGTAGCGTAGCTGCGAACCTCCGCCAGACCAGCAGCGCGCAACAGGCGCCGCAGGTCCGCGCGGCCATAACAGCGGATACGCAGCTCCGCGCTGCCGCCCTCCCAATAGATCTGTGTTACCGCGCGGGCGGTTTGCGCATCGTAGCGCGCTGCCAGCACGCAACCATCCGCAGGACGGACGCCGCGCCAGCCATGGCTGTATGCTTCCTCCGGATAGAGGTCAAAAACGAAGCGCCCGCCTGGCGCCAGTGCCCGTGCCACCATTCGGAACACCGCCTGGAGTTGGCGCGTGCTGGTGAGATGCGGCAGGCTGTTATAAACGCATACCACGGCAGCGAAGCTCCCCGGCTCCGGACAGAACTCCCGCATATCGGCTTTAAGGAAGCGCGCCCGCGGCGCCCGCTGCCGCGCGTACGCCAGCATCGCCTGCGAGCGGTCGACGCCGGTTACGCGCAAGCCGGCGCGCAGCAGCCGCGCCGTGATTTCGCCGGTGCCGCAACACAAATCCAGCACCCGCGCGCGCGGCGATAGGTGAGGCAGCAGCAGCCGCTCCAGCGTGCGCCAGGTGCCCTCGGCCGCTTCCGGCCCGAAGACACGCTCGTACACCGGCGCTAGCGCGTCGTAGTCCACTTCCGCCCCGATGAGGCGGGCGGCAATCGAGGTTGCTTATTTCGCTGACGGTGCTGCGAAGCGGGCCGGATCCACGGATGGATTCAGCTTCACGGACGTTACCTTGCGCTCCCAGTGGAACTCATGGTTGGCGTAGGTGATGGCGAAGGGCAGCTTGATCGCACCCACCGCGCGGTAGTCGTCGTAGTTCACCTGCAGTGGCAGCATGCCGAGATAGGTCGGCGCGCCCGTGGTGTAGCGCAGCAGCAAACCGGTTTCGGTGTCGAAATCGTAGCTGGCAAAGCCATGATCGGTGCGCACGGCGACGACATAGGCTTTGTGGCCGTTCACCGTCCGCACGCCAAACACGCGCGCCTTGGCGGCGTCGAGCCCGGCTGCCGGATACAGCGGCACATCGGTGCGCAACTGCGCGACGGTGCTGCTTTCTGGGTCCAGATCGGTTCCGCGCCGCCCGACTGTCCAGAACTGAGCGCCGTCATAGCCGGACTTCGCCGTGCCTGCCACCAGCAGCAGCTTTCCGTCTGCGCGCGTCAGCGTCACCGGCGTGTTCCGGCCAAACCCTGCGCGCTCGGCTTCGACCGTTTCCGCATGCACCGCGCCCAGGGCGTCGGTGCCGCCAATGGCCGCGAGGTACTTGTTCAGAATGTCCTTTGCGCTCGGCAACTGAGACCGTGCCGGGGAGGCCTGCGCCTCGCCCTCGCCTGAGACCCGTTCGCCAATGCCGGGCGATGAGGTCGCCACCAGGCTGGCCACGCTCAGCCGCCCTTCCGGATGCGGACTGCCACGATGGCAGGTGTAGCAGTTCACCTCCTCGCGGCCGTCGAAGGTGGATTTATTGACGGCGTAGACCATCTCCACCATCTGCCGTGCCCGCCGCTTGGGTGGTTTGGCGTCAGAGCTGAAGTCGGCGGTGTTGTGGCAGAAGCTGCAGTGCACGCCCAGCGAGCTGGCGATGAAGTCCATCGTCGGCCGCAGCTCATTGGCAGGCTTGCCTTGGAAGACCTGAATATTTTTGAAAACCTGATCGGCGGTCTTCTCCGCTGCCGTTTGTTGACCCGCCGCAAAACCCACCATGCCCGCCAAAGCCACACCAAGGACAAGCGAACGTAACCTAAGTAGCCGCATGCCCCTACACTACACCCGATGCTCTCGTGCCACGGCGGCTTTCAGGGATGGCCCGCCCGCGCGCTTCCCGCGCTGCCCCACAGCCGCTGCAGGCCGTGCTCCATCTGCGCCGCGCTCAGCTTGACAGGATCGGGCAGCGCCGCCAGCCCCCGGCGGGCGTCGCCCAGTGCCGCCTCCACGCGCCCCAGTTTCCAATTGGCCGCACTCACCGTCGCGCAATCGAAGGCGTTCGTGCAGCCGCCCCCGTTTGCCGCCTCTTGCAGAAACTCCCGGGCGGCTTCCCGGCTCCGGGCCACCGCCGGCGCGGCCGCTTCGATCCGGGCTGCGCTGAGCAGCAGGTTGACATCGGCCGCCGGCCGGCGAGCCAGCCGTTCCATGCGCAGCCGCGCCTGCTGCAGCCGCGCTCGCGCGCCGGCCGCATCGCCGGCGGCCAGCAGGCTGGCCGCCAGATCGGCACCGCTGTCGGCAACACTGGCTGCCGCCAGTGGCCGCAGGGGATCGAGCCGCTCGCTCTGCTGCGCCAACCCCAACGCCCGCCGGGCCAGCCGGTTGCGCTTCTTTCCCGCCGGCCGGTGCTCCAGATCGATAAGCAGCATCCCGCGCAGGCGCCCGATGTTTTCCACGTCCGCCGGGTCGGCCGCAGCCAGCTTTTCGCCCAGCGCCTCCGCTTGTTCGAAATCGGCTCGCGCCGCCGCCGGGGCGCGTTGCAGTTCCATCTGGGCGCGCGCGCCATAGGCAACCGCCAGATCGAACTCAGCTTCCCGGTTCGCGGGATCGGCCGCCGCCAGCGCCGCGGCGCCGTTGACGCCTTTGCTGG comes from the Acidobacteriota bacterium genome and includes:
- a CDS encoding class I SAM-dependent methyltransferase, translating into MAARLIGAEVDYDALAPVYERVFGPEAAEGTWRTLERLLLPHLSPRARVLDLCCGTGEITARLLRAGLRVTGVDRSQAMLAYARQRAPRARFLKADMREFCPEPGSFAAVVCVYNSLPHLTSTRQLQAVFRMVARALAPGGRFVFDLYPEEAYSHGWRGVRPADGCVLAARYDAQTARAVTQIYWEGGSAELRIRCYGRADLRRLLRAAGLAEVRSYATGRATDGRQFWVCGTGRS
- a CDS encoding c-type cytochrome, producing MRLLRLRSLVLGVALAGMVGFAAGQQTAAEKTADQVFKNIQVFQGKPANELRPTMDFIASSLGVHCSFCHNTADFSSDAKPPKRRARQMVEMVYAVNKSTFDGREEVNCYTCHRGSPHPEGRLSVASLVATSSPGIGERVSGEGEAQASPARSQLPSAKDILNKYLAAIGGTDALGAVHAETVEAERAGFGRNTPVTLTRADGKLLLVAGTAKSGYDGAQFWTVGRRGTDLDPESSTVAQLRTDVPLYPAAGLDAAKARVFGVRTVNGHKAYVVAVRTDHGFASYDFDTETGLLLRYTTGAPTYLGMLPLQVNYDDYRAVGAIKLPFAITYANHEFHWERKVTSVKLNPSVDPARFAAPSAK